One Lytechinus variegatus isolate NC3 chromosome 11, Lvar_3.0, whole genome shotgun sequence DNA segment encodes these proteins:
- the LOC121424550 gene encoding uncharacterized protein LOC121424550, with translation MAKALFFVLACALIVAALADYEMNDDTLEFFETEKRGMGRNLKKYKYCQQYNMDCWCNRRNNKVVFCNGAGDGNGI, from the exons ATGGCCAAGGCTCTGTTCTTCGTTCTTGCTTGCGCCCTCATCGTCGCCGCCCTCGCCGACTACGAAATGAACGACGACACCCTAGAGTTCTTCGAGACCGAGAAGAGGGGTATGGGAAGGAACCTCAAGAAATACAAGT actgtCAACAGTACAACATGGATTGTTGGTGTAACAGGCGTAACAACAAGGTCGTCTTCTGTAACG GAGCCGGAGACGGAAACGGAATCTAA
- the LOC121424240 gene encoding uncharacterized protein LOC121424240, whose amino-acid sequence MQGNSWSAADKSIQRKDIRHSTQLNHGDRSSANPINTEHLEDLIIKRQTIEIFKIYLFSGRSSEPSYQSQWPRLYSSSWHAPSSLPSSPTTNSTTTLLSSLRPRRGVWEGSSRSTRPVSNSVCNAGATDVLTKLSSVMELQMEIACKFFNKAADNQSTQQNEMTFGPS is encoded by the exons ATGCAGGGTAATTCATGGAGTGCAGCTGACAAAAGCATCCAGCGTAAAGAC ATACGTCATTCGACACAATTGAATCATGGAGATCGAAGTAGCGCTAATCCTATAAATACAGAGCATCTTGAGGACCTAATCATCAAACGGCAGACCATAGAGATATTCAAGATATACCTGTTCTCCGGAAG ATCATCTGAACCATCCTACCAATCACAATGGCCAAGGCTCTATTCTTCGTCCTGGCATGCGCCCTCATCGTTGCCGTCATCGCCGACTACGAATTCGACGACGACACTCTTGAGTTCTTTGAGACCGAGAAGAGGGGTTTGGGAAGGAAGCTCAAGAAGTACAAGA CCTGTCAGCAATTCGGTATGCAATGCTGGTGCAACAGACGTTCTGACAAAGTTGTCTTCTGTAATG GAGCTGCAAATGGAGATAGCCTGTAAATTCTTCAATAAAGCAGCAGATAACCAGTCAACACAACAGAATGAAATGACCTTTGGACCGTCCTGA
- the LOC121424408 gene encoding uncharacterized protein LOC121424408: protein MAKALFFVLACALIVAALAEFEFDDETAADLEFIKRDADLLEFFEAEKRGMGKNMKKYKACSMWGAECWCSRKTKKVVFCNGSGNGDGI, encoded by the exons ATGGCCAAGGCTCTGTTCTTCGTTCTTGCTTGCGCCCTCATCGTGGCCGCCCTCGCCGAGTTCGAGTTCGACGACGAGACCGCCGCTGACCTCGAGTTCATCAAGAGGGATGCTGACTTGTTGGAGTTCTTCGAAGCTGAGAAGAGGGGAATGGGAAAGAACATGAAGAAGTACAAGG CATGCAGTATGTGGGGCGCAGAATGCTGGTGCTCAAGGAAGACCAAGAAGGTTGTTTTCTGCAACG GATCTGGAAACGGCGACGGTATCTAG
- the LOC121424515 gene encoding carbohydrate sulfotransferase 2-like, protein MFESLWPAATLRELRNISRGTIASKEISRDILRGFAKCDFATDYVKIYRRWGGSCSNENLCHGNSTSCRMHSVEELDNFCKSFQGRLATKIIHADLELLKPLVTDDGINLKIIHLVRDPRGTAASRINYLKAYYREIMNILQRIPPASDRLKPLGLLHDVPKEMLQFQEIRENNPTVQGLCNWIRENTKLSPDLLPEWLRGRYHLVKYEDFALAPVHESQRIYDFIGMPFTTHLKHFINNITHPKSSNPYIFSTSKNAQATANKWKKYLTLQERSQITKECLDVLRFLGYEPNNTSATPQSS, encoded by the coding sequence ATGTTTGAATCCCTCTGGCCAGCTGCTACATTACGGGAATTAAGAAACATTTCACGTGGCACGATTGCAAGCAAGGAAATATCCAGAGATATACTTCGTGGTTTCGCAAAGTGTGACTTTGCAACGGACTATGTGAAGATTTATCGGCGATGGGGTGGTTCTTGCTCGAATGAAAATCTTTGTCACGGGAATAGTACTTCGTGCAGGATGCATTCAGTAGAAGAACTGGATAACTTTTGTAAATCATTCCAAGGTAGACTGGCAACGAAGATTATTCATGCAGATCTAGAGCTGTTGAAGCCTCTGGTTACTGATGATGGAATCAATCTTAAAATCATTCATCTGGTACGTGATCCCCGTGGAACTGCTGCATCTAGGATTAATTACCTGAAGGCTTATTACAGGGAAATTATGAATATATTACAACGTATCCCTCCTGCATCAGACCGTCTTAAACCACTTGGTCTCCTTCATGACGTCCCAAAGGAGATGCTTCAATTTCAGGAAATCAGGGAAAACAATCCCACAGTGCAAGGATTGTGCAATTGGATAAGAGAAAACACCAAACTCTCACCGGACTTGTTGCCGGAATGGTTGCGAGGGCGGTACCATCTTGTCAAGTATGAGGACTTCGCTCTGGCCCCTGTACATGAATCCCAAAGGATCTACGATTTTATAGGGATGCCATTCACAACACATCTCAAACACTTTATCAACAACATAACTCACCCCAAATCCAGTAACCCGTATATATTTTCAACTTCGAAGAATGCCCAAGCAACAGCCAATAAATGGAAAAAGTACCTGACACTCCAGGAAAGAAGTCAAATTACAAAAGAATGTTTGGATGTCCTTCGGTTCCTTGGGTACGAACCAAATAACACCAGTGCAACTCCTCAGAGTTCTTAG